One genomic segment of Melospiza melodia melodia isolate bMelMel2 chromosome 22, bMelMel2.pri, whole genome shotgun sequence includes these proteins:
- the ATP6V1G1 gene encoding V-type proton ATPase subunit G 1, which translates to MASQSQGIQQLLQAEKRAAEKVAEARKRKNRRLKQAKEEAQAEIEQYRLQREKEFKAKEAAALGSHGSCTTEVEKETQEKMSVIQQNFQKNREVVMSQLLSLVCDIKPEIHVNYRING; encoded by the exons ATGGCGAGCCAGTCGCAGGGgattcagcagctgctgcaggccgaGAAACGCGCTGCGGAGAAGGTGGCCGAGGCCCGCAAGA GGAAGAACCGGCGGCTGAAGCAGGCCAAGGAGGAGGCCCAGGCCGAGATCGAGCAGTACCGCCTGCAGAGGGAGAAGGAGTTCAAGGCCAAGGAGGCAGCG GCCCTTGGCTCCCATGGCAGCTGCACCACTGAAGTGGAGAAGGAGACTCAGGAGAAGATGAGTGTAATCCAGCAGAACTTCCAGAAGAACCGGGAGGTGGTGATGtcccagctgctgtccctggtgtGTGACATCAAACCCGAGATCCACGTGAATTACCGCATCAATGGCtag